A portion of the Segatella copri DSM 18205 genome contains these proteins:
- a CDS encoding FtsW/RodA/SpoVE family cell cycle protein, with amino-acid sequence MNNKSIGNIFKGDKVIWMVFFFLCMISIVEVYSASSSLSYKTGNYMAPVIRHILLLGGGLFTMICMLKVKCKYFKIVTPVVMGISLLLLVLVLATGQSTNGASRWFSLMGIQFQPSEIAKGAVVLAVAQILSAMQTTQGANRKAFKFILVATAPFVILIGLENLSTAMLLSITILAMMLIGRVPMNQIGKLVGLCMIVIVTAFAGIMIVGQDKGEEGNKPENTLTEKVEQEQNKPNMAEKMFHRADTWKARIDKFMNSKPVAPQDVDLDKDAQVAHANIAIASSNIVGKGPGNSVERDFLSQAFSDFIYAIIIEEMGIWGAALVAFLYIILLFRAGRIANRCENNFPAFLCMGLAIMLVTQALFNMAVAVGLAPVTGQPLPLISRGGTSTIINCLYLGIILSISRTAKKKEIPQNELDDSKMVAA; translated from the coding sequence ATGAATAACAAGAGCATTGGTAATATTTTTAAGGGAGACAAGGTGATCTGGATGGTCTTCTTCTTTCTCTGTATGATAAGCATCGTGGAGGTATATTCTGCCTCCAGCTCCTTGTCGTACAAGACAGGAAACTACATGGCACCTGTCATCCGCCACATCTTGCTCTTGGGAGGCGGTCTGTTCACCATGATTTGCATGCTCAAGGTGAAATGCAAGTACTTCAAGATTGTTACCCCCGTCGTAATGGGCATCTCATTATTGTTGCTCGTCCTGGTCTTGGCTACCGGTCAATCTACCAACGGAGCCTCCCGATGGTTCTCTCTGATGGGCATACAGTTCCAGCCTTCTGAGATAGCGAAGGGAGCAGTAGTACTGGCTGTTGCTCAGATTCTTAGTGCTATGCAAACAACTCAGGGAGCCAACAGAAAGGCATTCAAGTTCATACTTGTAGCAACTGCTCCATTTGTAATTCTCATCGGACTGGAAAACTTATCCACAGCCATGCTCCTCAGTATCACAATCTTAGCCATGATGCTCATCGGACGAGTGCCGATGAACCAGATTGGCAAGCTGGTGGGACTGTGCATGATTGTCATCGTCACAGCCTTTGCAGGTATCATGATAGTAGGACAGGACAAGGGCGAAGAGGGCAATAAACCGGAAAATACGCTGACCGAAAAGGTTGAGCAGGAACAGAACAAGCCTAACATGGCAGAAAAGATGTTCCATAGAGCCGATACCTGGAAAGCCCGTATTGACAAGTTTATGAACTCAAAGCCTGTAGCCCCACAAGATGTCGATCTCGACAAAGATGCCCAAGTGGCACATGCCAACATCGCCATCGCCTCTTCCAACATCGTAGGCAAAGGGCCTGGAAACTCAGTAGAAAGAGACTTCCTCTCACAGGCGTTCTCAGACTTCATCTATGCCATCATCATCGAAGAGATGGGTATATGGGGAGCCGCACTGGTTGCATTTCTCTACATCATCCTCCTGTTCAGAGCTGGCAGAATAGCCAACCGGTGTGAGAACAATTTCCCTGCCTTCCTCTGCATGGGACTCGCCATCATGCTGGTTACCCAGGCACTCTTCAATATGGCAGTAGCAGTAGGTTTGGCTCCTGTTACAGGACAGCCATTACCACTCATCAGTAGAGGTGGTACATCTACCATCATCAACTGTCTGTACCTGGGCATCATCCTGAGTATCAGTAGAACAGCCAAGAAGAAAGAGATACCTCAAAATGAGCTCGACGACAGCAAAATGGTGGCTGCCTGA
- the murD gene encoding UDP-N-acetylmuramoyl-L-alanine--D-glutamate ligase — MSKIVILGAGESGAGAAVLAKKEGFEVFVSDMSKIKDNYKKLMDDHNIEWEEGHHTEEKILDADEVIKSPGIPKEAPMIQKLMAKGTPIISEIEFAGRYTDAKMICITGSNGKTTTTSLIYHIIKSAGYDVGLAGNIGKSLALQVAETPHKYYVIELSSFQLDNMYKFRANVAILLNITPDHLDRYEFKMQNYTDAKMRITQNQTEEDSFIFWNDDPIVTKELAKYNLKSHLCPFSEFKEEGCVGFIEDGKYKLNFPSDFEMPQADMSLRGKHNIYNSLAAGLACNIVGIDHETLHKGLSDFPGVEHRLEKVGKFQGVYYVNDSKATNVDACWYALESMTTPTILIIGGKDKGNDYNQIKDLVKEKCAGIVYLGADNQKLHDNFDALGIPVRDTHSMKDCVAACQELAKPGDTVLLSPCCASFDLFKNMEDRGEQFKTLARAIGE; from the coding sequence ATGAGCAAAATTGTAATTTTAGGAGCTGGCGAAAGTGGCGCAGGTGCAGCCGTGCTGGCAAAGAAAGAGGGATTCGAGGTCTTTGTTTCAGACATGTCAAAGATCAAGGATAACTACAAGAAGTTGATGGATGACCACAACATCGAATGGGAAGAAGGTCACCATACAGAAGAAAAGATTTTAGATGCAGATGAAGTCATCAAGAGTCCGGGTATTCCTAAGGAAGCACCTATGATACAGAAACTGATGGCTAAGGGTACACCTATCATCAGCGAAATAGAATTTGCGGGCAGATATACTGATGCCAAGATGATCTGTATCACGGGAAGTAACGGTAAGACAACCACTACCTCGCTGATTTACCACATCATCAAGTCGGCTGGCTATGATGTAGGTCTGGCAGGCAACATCGGAAAGAGTCTGGCCCTTCAGGTGGCAGAAACTCCTCATAAGTACTACGTCATCGAGCTGAGCAGTTTCCAGCTCGACAATATGTATAAGTTCCGTGCCAATGTGGCCATTCTGCTCAACATCACTCCAGACCATCTGGACCGCTATGAGTTTAAGATGCAGAACTATACCGATGCCAAGATGCGCATTACCCAGAACCAGACAGAAGAAGACAGTTTCATCTTCTGGAACGATGATCCTATCGTTACAAAGGAGCTGGCTAAGTACAACCTCAAGTCACATCTCTGCCCATTCTCTGAGTTCAAGGAGGAAGGTTGCGTTGGCTTTATCGAAGACGGCAAATACAAACTCAACTTCCCTTCAGACTTCGAAATGCCACAGGCAGACATGAGTCTACGCGGCAAGCACAACATCTATAACAGTCTGGCTGCAGGTCTGGCATGTAACATCGTAGGCATCGACCACGAGACCCTGCACAAAGGCTTGAGCGACTTCCCAGGTGTAGAGCACCGTCTGGAGAAAGTGGGCAAGTTCCAGGGCGTTTACTATGTGAACGATTCAAAGGCTACCAACGTAGATGCCTGCTGGTATGCGCTGGAGAGTATGACCACCCCTACCATCCTCATCATCGGCGGTAAGGATAAGGGAAATGACTATAACCAGATCAAGGACCTGGTAAAGGAGAAATGTGCTGGTATCGTATATCTCGGAGCCGACAACCAGAAGTTGCACGACAACTTTGACGCACTCGGCATCCCTGTACGCGACACTCACAGCATGAAGGATTGCGTGGCAGCCTGCCAGGAATTGGCAAAGCCGGGCGATACCGTACTCCTCAGCCCATGCTGCGCAAGTTTCGACCTCTTCAAGAACATGGAAGATAGAGGCGAGCAGTTTAAGACGCTGGCAAGAGCTATCGGAGAATAA
- the mraY gene encoding phospho-N-acetylmuramoyl-pentapeptide-transferase yields MLYYLFRFLEQWGISGSHMWGYISFRALLALILSLVISAWFGEKFIKYLKSKQITETQRDASIDPFGVKKIGVPSMGGVIIILAILVPVLLLGRLRNIYLILMIITTVWLGFLGGMDDFIKIFKRDKEGLKGKYKIIGQIGIGLIVGLVLWSSPDVKMNENLAIDRQGQETVVKHRTEARKSLKTTIPFVKGHNLDYSSITSFCGKYKVAAGWILFVIMTIFVVTAVSNGANLNDGMDGMCAGNSAIIGVALGILAYVSSHIEFAAYLNIMYIPGSEELVVFFCAFIGALIGFLWYNAYPAQVFMGDTGSLTIGGIIAVGAIIIHKELMLPILCGIFFVESLSVMMQVYYYKIGKRRGVKQRIFKRTPIHDNFRTQDSQLDPDCKYLWKKPRNCFHESKITIRFWIVTIILAALTIITLKIR; encoded by the coding sequence ATGTTATACTATCTCTTTAGATTTCTGGAGCAGTGGGGCATCTCAGGTTCTCACATGTGGGGCTACATCTCATTCCGTGCCCTGCTTGCGCTGATTTTATCATTGGTAATCTCTGCCTGGTTCGGCGAGAAATTCATCAAGTATCTCAAGAGCAAGCAAATTACAGAGACACAGCGCGATGCCAGCATCGACCCGTTCGGTGTCAAGAAGATTGGCGTTCCTTCTATGGGTGGTGTCATCATCATCCTGGCTATCCTCGTACCGGTACTGTTACTCGGACGTTTGCGCAACATCTATCTGATCCTGATGATCATCACCACCGTATGGCTCGGCTTTCTCGGTGGAATGGACGACTTCATCAAGATATTCAAGCGCGACAAGGAGGGATTGAAGGGCAAATATAAGATTATAGGACAGATTGGCATCGGCCTGATCGTGGGACTGGTACTCTGGTCTTCGCCTGATGTAAAGATGAACGAGAACCTCGCCATCGATCGACAGGGACAGGAAACGGTGGTAAAGCATCGTACGGAAGCAAGAAAATCGCTGAAGACCACCATTCCATTCGTCAAGGGACACAACCTCGACTATTCCAGCATCACCAGTTTCTGCGGTAAGTACAAGGTAGCAGCAGGCTGGATTCTCTTCGTCATCATGACCATCTTCGTTGTAACAGCCGTATCAAACGGTGCCAACCTCAACGATGGTATGGACGGAATGTGTGCCGGAAACTCCGCCATCATAGGTGTGGCGCTAGGCATACTTGCGTATGTGTCGTCGCACATCGAGTTTGCCGCCTACCTCAATATCATGTATATTCCTGGTTCTGAGGAACTGGTAGTATTCTTCTGTGCCTTCATCGGAGCCCTCATCGGTTTCCTCTGGTACAACGCCTACCCTGCCCAGGTATTCATGGGCGATACGGGTTCGCTGACCATCGGCGGTATCATCGCAGTAGGTGCCATCATCATCCACAAGGAGCTGATGCTGCCTATCCTCTGCGGTATTTTCTTCGTAGAAAGCCTCAGCGTGATGATGCAGGTTTACTATTACAAGATAGGAAAGCGGAGAGGTGTGAAGCAGCGTATCTTCAAGCGCACACCTATCCACGACAACTTCCGCACACAGGACAGTCAGCTGGATCCTGACTGCAAGTATCTGTGGAAGAAGCCTCGCAACTGCTTCCATGAATCAAAGATTACCATCCGTTTCTGGATTGTAACCATCATTCTGGCAGCATTGACCATCATCACATTGAAGATCAGATAA
- a CDS encoding UDP-N-acetylmuramoyl-L-alanyl-D-glutamate--2,6-diaminopimelate ligase has product MKLQELLKNIEPVQIIGDADVEVTGVNIDSRKIKEGHLFVAMKGTQVDGHKFIPKALELGAKSVLCEDMPEEKVEGVTYIQVASTEDAVGKVATLFYGDPSRKLKLVGVTGTNGKTTIATLLYNMFRKFGHKCGLLSTVCNYIEDEAIPADHTTPDPIELNMLLGKMVEAGCEYAFMECSSHAIAQKRIGGLQFAGGLFTNLTRDHLDYHKTFENYRNAKKAFFDGLSKTAFAITNADDKNGMIMVQNTKATVKTYSTRSMADFRARILECHFGGMYLEIDGREVGVQFIGKFNVSNLLAVYGAAIMLGKKPEDVLVVMSTLHSVSGRLEPIQSPEGYTAIVDYAHTPDALENVLNAIHEVLEGKGGEVITVCGAGGNRDKGKRPLMAQEAVKQSDKVIITSDNPRFEEPQDIINDMLAGLNAQQMKKVISIVDRKEAIRTACMLAKKGDVILVAGKGHEDYQEIKGVKHHFDDKEVIRDIFGISQK; this is encoded by the coding sequence ATGAAGTTACAAGAATTACTCAAAAACATCGAGCCGGTTCAGATAATCGGCGATGCTGATGTAGAGGTTACGGGAGTAAACATCGACTCTCGCAAGATTAAGGAAGGTCATCTCTTCGTTGCCATGAAGGGAACGCAGGTTGACGGTCACAAGTTTATTCCAAAGGCATTGGAACTGGGCGCAAAGTCGGTTTTGTGCGAAGACATGCCTGAAGAGAAAGTTGAGGGCGTAACTTACATTCAGGTCGCTTCGACCGAGGATGCTGTCGGCAAGGTAGCAACCCTTTTCTACGGCGACCCTTCAAGAAAGCTCAAACTGGTAGGCGTAACAGGTACCAATGGTAAGACCACCATTGCCACCTTATTATATAATATGTTCCGCAAGTTCGGCCATAAGTGTGGTTTGCTCTCTACCGTCTGCAACTACATTGAGGACGAGGCTATCCCTGCCGACCATACCACCCCAGACCCTATCGAACTGAACATGCTCCTGGGCAAGATGGTAGAGGCAGGCTGCGAATATGCCTTCATGGAGTGCTCTTCTCACGCCATCGCACAGAAGCGTATAGGAGGCCTACAGTTTGCCGGAGGCTTGTTCACCAACCTCACCCGCGACCACCTCGATTACCACAAGACATTCGAGAACTACCGTAACGCCAAGAAGGCTTTCTTCGACGGACTGTCTAAGACTGCCTTTGCCATTACCAATGCCGACGACAAGAACGGCATGATTATGGTACAGAACACCAAGGCTACCGTGAAAACCTACTCTACCCGCAGCATGGCAGACTTCAGAGCCAGGATCCTGGAGTGTCACTTCGGCGGCATGTATCTGGAGATTGACGGCAGAGAAGTGGGCGTACAGTTCATCGGTAAGTTCAACGTGAGCAACCTGCTCGCCGTATATGGTGCAGCCATTATGCTCGGCAAGAAGCCAGAGGATGTACTCGTAGTGATGAGTACCCTTCACAGCGTAAGCGGAAGACTGGAACCAATCCAGTCGCCAGAAGGTTATACCGCCATTGTTGACTATGCCCATACACCAGATGCACTGGAGAACGTATTGAACGCCATCCACGAAGTGCTAGAAGGCAAGGGCGGAGAAGTCATCACCGTTTGCGGTGCCGGTGGCAACCGTGACAAGGGCAAGCGCCCATTGATGGCACAGGAGGCTGTAAAGCAGAGCGATAAGGTAATCATCACCAGCGACAACCCACGTTTCGAAGAGCCACAGGACATCATCAACGACATGCTTGCCGGACTCAATGCCCAGCAGATGAAGAAGGTAATCAGCATCGTAGACCGCAAGGAAGCTATCCGCACAGCCTGCATGCTGGCAAAGAAGGGCGACGTGATTCTCGTAGCCGGTAAGGGACACGAAGATTACCAGGAGATCAAGGGCGTAAAGCACCACTTTGACGATAAGGAGGTGATTCGCGACATCTTCGGAATTTCACAGAAGTAA
- a CDS encoding penicillin-binding protein, which translates to MSSKFDHKKVMPRYSAIAIIMTIFAIAVVGKALYIMTAKHDYWMKVAERQKKDSVTVKPNRGNILSCTGQLMASSLPEFKVFMDFKALKDAENDSLWDAKQDSICLCLHQIFPNLSESDFKKHLTEGRAKMSRHWPVYPKRVDYNTFTEIKDIPVFRLKPYQSGFHWEEYNARTRTYGSLAGRTIGAMYGAKDTARFGLELSYDSILRGTNGIVHRRKVRNKFLDITDTPPIDGADIVTTIDVSIQDLAERSLIDELKEINANVGVAIVMDVPTGDIKAIVNMEKCFDGEYREIHNHAVSDLLEPGSVFKPASILVALDDGVVDTTCHVETGGGIWPMYGREMKDHNWRKGGYGMLTLAQTLWYSSNIGVSRIIDDHYRNNPEKFVNGIYRTGLHDDLKIPLVGATPARIRMPHRNKNGQYDNWAKTSLPWMSIGYETQIPPISTLTFYNTIANNGKMMRPRFVSKVMKNGETIMEFPPEVMRQQIAKEKSIKELQTILEQVVSLGLGKKAGSPNFKVAGKTGTAQISKGAGGYKSGGTSYLISFAGYFPADAPRYSCIVCIQKSGLPASGGTMCGKVFHEISEGIMAQSLKVDVKDARDSASVFVPDVKAGNILAANYVLSHLGIKTNANWSGSYADGNPIWGKAERVGNHSIKLIREKQYGKTIVPDVTGMGARDAIYNMESRGIKTQITGRGKVVKQSLVPGTVIKKGAVCSIVLE; encoded by the coding sequence ATGAGCAGCAAATTTGATCACAAGAAAGTAATGCCCCGCTACAGCGCCATCGCTATCATCATGACGATTTTCGCCATAGCCGTAGTGGGTAAAGCGCTCTACATCATGACCGCCAAGCATGATTACTGGATGAAGGTGGCAGAACGGCAGAAGAAGGATTCCGTGACCGTAAAGCCAAACCGAGGCAACATATTGAGCTGCACAGGACAGCTGATGGCAAGTTCGCTGCCGGAGTTTAAGGTTTTCATGGACTTCAAGGCGCTGAAAGATGCAGAAAACGACTCGCTGTGGGATGCCAAGCAAGACTCCATCTGTCTTTGCCTGCACCAGATATTCCCGAATCTGAGCGAGTCTGATTTCAAGAAGCACCTCACCGAAGGTCGCGCCAAGATGAGCCGCCACTGGCCGGTTTATCCGAAGCGTGTAGACTATAACACCTTCACCGAGATAAAGGACATCCCTGTATTCCGCCTGAAACCCTACCAGAGCGGTTTCCACTGGGAAGAATATAATGCCCGAACCAGAACTTACGGTTCGCTGGCAGGCCGTACCATCGGAGCCATGTATGGCGCCAAGGATACCGCCCGTTTCGGTCTGGAGCTGAGTTACGACTCCATCCTGCGAGGCACCAACGGTATCGTGCATCGCCGCAAGGTGCGCAACAAGTTCCTCGACATTACCGATACCCCTCCTATTGACGGAGCCGATATCGTGACCACCATCGATGTGAGCATACAAGACCTTGCCGAACGCTCACTCATCGACGAGCTGAAGGAAATCAACGCCAATGTGGGTGTAGCCATCGTGATGGATGTACCTACGGGCGACATCAAGGCCATCGTAAACATGGAGAAATGTTTCGACGGCGAATACAGAGAAATCCACAACCATGCCGTGAGCGACCTTCTGGAGCCAGGTTCGGTGTTCAAACCAGCCTCTATCCTCGTAGCACTGGACGACGGAGTGGTTGACACGACCTGTCACGTAGAAACCGGTGGCGGTATATGGCCGATGTACGGCAGAGAAATGAAAGACCACAACTGGCGAAAAGGCGGATACGGAATGCTGACCCTCGCACAGACCCTGTGGTACAGTTCGAACATCGGTGTGAGCCGCATCATAGACGACCATTACCGCAACAACCCGGAGAAATTCGTAAATGGAATCTACCGTACCGGTCTGCACGACGACCTGAAGATTCCGCTGGTAGGAGCAACGCCAGCCAGAATCCGCATGCCGCACAGAAACAAGAACGGACAGTATGACAACTGGGCAAAGACCAGTTTGCCATGGATGAGTATCGGATATGAGACCCAGATACCGCCTATCTCTACCCTCACCTTCTACAACACCATCGCCAACAACGGCAAGATGATGCGACCAAGATTCGTGAGCAAGGTAATGAAGAACGGAGAAACCATCATGGAATTTCCTCCTGAAGTGATGCGCCAGCAGATAGCCAAGGAGAAGAGCATCAAGGAACTGCAAACCATCCTGGAACAGGTGGTAAGCTTGGGACTGGGAAAGAAAGCCGGTTCGCCTAACTTCAAAGTGGCAGGAAAGACCGGTACAGCCCAGATTTCAAAAGGTGCCGGTGGATATAAGAGTGGCGGAACCAGCTATCTCATCAGTTTCGCAGGCTACTTCCCTGCCGATGCGCCACGCTACAGCTGTATCGTCTGCATACAGAAATCCGGTTTGCCTGCTTCGGGCGGTACGATGTGCGGTAAGGTCTTCCATGAGATTTCAGAAGGCATCATGGCGCAGAGTCTGAAAGTTGACGTAAAGGACGCCCGCGACTCAGCATCCGTCTTCGTTCCTGACGTAAAGGCAGGCAATATCCTTGCTGCCAACTATGTGCTCAGCCACCTCGGCATCAAGACCAATGCCAACTGGAGTGGCAGCTATGCCGACGGCAACCCTATCTGGGGCAAGGCAGAGCGCGTGGGTAACCACAGCATCAAACTCATCAGGGAGAAGCAATACGGCAAGACGATCGTACCCGACGTTACCGGAATGGGAGCCCGAGACGCTATCTACAATATGGAGAGCCGGGGCATCAAGACCCAGATTACAGGTAGAGGAAAGGTAGTAAAGCAGAGCCTGGTGCCGGGAACGGTCATCAAGAAAGGTGCCGTATGTAGCATTGTGCTCGAATAA
- a CDS encoding FtsL-like putative cell division protein, which produces MINDKDINISEKPIAEEKAQASQEPPKQETPQQEPQHQEAPQASLKEVIAKQAIEEEASGSSSFTLRKILGGDILTAQIIRRQIWLVILIVFFVIIYISNRYNIQNDIIELDKLQKELQDTKYKALSTSSQITEKSRESNVLDMLKNNKDSVLHIATQPPYIINVPEE; this is translated from the coding sequence ATGATAAACGATAAAGACATAAACATCAGCGAGAAGCCTATAGCCGAAGAAAAGGCACAGGCATCACAGGAACCGCCGAAGCAGGAAACTCCGCAGCAGGAGCCACAGCATCAGGAGGCTCCACAGGCTTCGCTAAAGGAAGTGATTGCCAAGCAAGCCATTGAGGAAGAGGCTTCAGGATCATCGAGCTTTACGCTGCGAAAGATTCTGGGTGGAGACATTCTTACCGCACAAATCATACGCCGGCAGATATGGCTCGTTATCCTCATCGTGTTTTTTGTCATTATCTACATATCCAACCGATACAATATCCAGAACGATATCATCGAGTTGGACAAACTGCAGAAAGAACTGCAAGACACCAAATACAAAGCGCTGTCTACAAGCAGCCAGATAACAGAGAAGAGTCGTGAAAGTAATGTGCTCGACATGCTGAAAAACAACAAAGACAGCGTGCTGCACATCGCTACCCAACCTCCATACATCATAAACGTACCCGAAGAATGA
- the rsmH gene encoding 16S rRNA (cytosine(1402)-N(4))-methyltransferase RsmH codes for MIKTAETYHVPVLLKESVDGLNIQPGGIYVDVTFGGGGHSREILSRLTEGAHLYSFDQDADAERNVVANENFTFVCSNFRFLKNWMRYYGVDGLDGLLADLGVSSHHFDDETRGFSFRFDSPLDMRMNKRAGKTAADIVNEYDEGALADIFYLYGELKNSRRIASALVKARAEKPILTTKDFMAAVEPLFKREREKKDMAKLFQALRIEVNHEMDALKEMLRSATALLKPGGRLSVITYHSLEDRIVKNMMKAGNAEGKIEQDFFGRIETPFKLVNNKVIVPDADEQERNPRSRSAKLRIAEKK; via the coding sequence ATGATAAAGACAGCAGAAACATATCACGTACCGGTGCTCCTCAAGGAGAGCGTTGACGGGTTGAACATACAGCCAGGAGGCATCTATGTAGACGTAACCTTCGGTGGCGGCGGACATTCCAGAGAGATTCTGTCGCGCCTGACGGAGGGAGCGCACCTGTACAGTTTCGACCAGGACGCCGATGCAGAACGCAACGTGGTGGCAAACGAGAACTTCACCTTCGTATGCTCCAACTTCAGATTCCTGAAAAACTGGATGCGCTACTACGGGGTAGACGGACTCGACGGACTGTTAGCCGACCTGGGCGTATCGAGCCACCACTTCGATGACGAGACCCGCGGTTTCTCCTTCCGTTTCGACTCCCCACTCGACATGCGCATGAACAAACGTGCGGGCAAGACTGCTGCCGACATCGTAAACGAATATGACGAAGGTGCCCTTGCCGACATCTTCTACCTATACGGTGAGCTGAAGAACTCGCGCCGTATCGCCTCGGCACTCGTCAAGGCAAGAGCCGAGAAGCCCATCCTCACCACCAAAGACTTCATGGCAGCCGTAGAGCCCCTCTTCAAGCGGGAACGCGAGAAGAAAGACATGGCAAAACTCTTTCAGGCGCTGCGCATAGAAGTGAACCACGAGATGGACGCCCTGAAAGAGATGCTCCGCTCAGCCACGGCACTTCTGAAACCGGGAGGCCGACTCAGCGTCATCACCTATCACTCGCTGGAAGACAGAATCGTAAAGAACATGATGAAAGCGGGCAATGCAGAAGGCAAGATAGAGCAGGACTTCTTCGGAAGAATAGAAACCCCTTTCAAACTCGTGAACAACAAGGTTATCGTTCCCGATGCCGACGAGCAGGAAAGAAACCCTAGGAGCAGAAGCGCCAAACTAAGAATAGCAGAAAAGAAATGA
- a CDS encoding GNAT family N-acetyltransferase gives MEEEIIQPIDRELLKSELTPDKQLRMTNKSHNEIYIVTANDSPNVLKEIGRLREIAFREAGGGTGKSMDLDEFDFGDNCYKQLIVWNPEAGEIIGGYRYLLGKDWLLDEKGQPKLATSHMFHFSDKFLKEYMPYTVELGRSFVSLEYQNVRTNTKSIFALDNLWDGLGALTVLYPDVKYFFGKMTMYPSYIRRGRDMILYFLKKHFDDKENLVIPMKPLKLDTPESDLAAIFTEDDFKADYRILNREVRKLGYNIPPLVNAYMSLSPTMKLFGTAINYGFGDVEETGILIAIDEILEEKRVRHINSFIKEHPEALKITSGANNLIYKEKNI, from the coding sequence ATGGAAGAAGAAATCATCCAACCGATTGATCGTGAGCTCCTAAAGAGCGAGCTTACACCCGACAAACAACTGAGAATGACCAATAAGAGCCATAACGAGATTTACATCGTTACGGCAAATGATTCGCCTAATGTGCTGAAAGAGATTGGTCGACTTCGTGAAATCGCTTTCCGTGAGGCGGGAGGCGGAACGGGCAAATCTATGGATCTTGATGAGTTCGACTTTGGTGACAACTGTTACAAGCAGCTGATTGTCTGGAATCCTGAAGCCGGTGAGATTATCGGCGGTTACCGTTATCTCCTGGGTAAGGACTGGCTGCTCGATGAGAAGGGACAGCCTAAGCTGGCAACCAGCCACATGTTCCATTTTTCCGACAAGTTTCTCAAGGAGTATATGCCTTATACCGTAGAGTTGGGCCGTTCCTTCGTTTCGCTCGAATATCAGAATGTGCGTACCAACACCAAGAGCATCTTTGCTCTCGACAATCTCTGGGATGGTTTGGGTGCTTTGACGGTTCTCTATCCGGATGTAAAATATTTCTTCGGCAAGATGACGATGTATCCGTCTTACATCCGTCGTGGCCGCGACATGATTCTCTATTTCCTCAAGAAGCATTTTGATGACAAGGAGAACCTCGTAATCCCGATGAAACCGCTGAAATTGGATACTCCAGAGAGTGATTTGGCTGCTATCTTTACAGAAGATGACTTCAAGGCAGACTATCGTATCCTGAACCGTGAAGTTCGCAAGTTGGGTTATAATATCCCTCCTCTTGTTAATGCCTACATGAGTCTGAGTCCTACGATGAAGCTTTTCGGTACTGCCATCAACTATGGTTTTGGTGATGTGGAGGAGACCGGTATCCTTATCGCCATCGATGAGATTTTGGAAGAGAAGCGAGTTCGCCACATCAATAGTTTTATTAAGGAACATCCTGAGGCTCTGAAGATTACGAGCGGAGCCAATAATTTGATTTATAAGGAAAAAAATATTTAA